In Mesoaciditoga lauensis cd-1655R = DSM 25116, a single genomic region encodes these proteins:
- a CDS encoding glycoside hydrolase family 9 protein, with product MKKAIIFLLLLTLAGLFFANGIPLVLSHLENLKWDFELNSKNVAAWWVYSKPSLSEPDKYVNTPAKNEGAVCVDDASRAVILFLQLYEETGNKSYLKDAKGGLEFLMAMEENDGEFYNFVYKNGEINKYGVTSRKSVSWWTIRGFWALSMGARVFKKVNADYSSELFDHALAAYKAIKNTLQNGLVLGYSDMSSVFLLGLSETYLVDPTDEIASTAKEVANGILKTQSKNGFTDGMFFVSNNSQHWNGWGARQVQALAMAGRVFKNQEWIRAAEYAALHFYPKLIFSLGPIYAMNGSIILYPQISYANEVMISGLTQLYISTKKEIYADMAYIAASWYFYNNHLKELMYTEDGKGFDGLEEFFRNIDSGAESTICADLSLSDLMELPGNLLIFLKGKRVHQNGIAILNASKMYFGFGGVNVIQDGSVANGSYALLAPYSTISGSVALNDDTYDVYISYLNRFSNGKIDVYLNDKKYEIHPKTTRQFEFAKVLSNARLSKGKNRIVIEYANKSNSAKLAISQIILVPHMMTQTISIDENRRLTSVFNQSNHSVAIDSFINGKFSKAFIYSNDGTLVKTNMIPKNGFAFIEWISTNVLTNETTVIPHFEKTRVASANENFVMIDLSSFFNNAGIVSIHSNKSANFDNPSGNTGAAYPLEFLREKIKNGVFTSKVARMQIPFYMGKLLSNAKDNMTLQGQKLGIKKDNYKELFLLGSSDHGNYIKTVKLYYSDGSSKEVAIGFADWFLKPLTGEWTVFTAPYGINSQMQKINGNPKLYVQRIKLDSSKKLMGIEFPNQITMHIFAITLLR from the coding sequence ATGAAAAAGGCCATTATTTTTCTTTTACTGTTGACACTGGCAGGATTGTTTTTTGCAAACGGAATTCCCTTAGTTTTATCACATTTGGAAAACTTAAAATGGGATTTCGAATTGAATTCGAAAAACGTAGCTGCCTGGTGGGTCTACTCAAAACCAAGCCTTTCCGAACCAGATAAATACGTGAATACCCCTGCCAAAAATGAAGGCGCGGTATGTGTAGATGATGCTTCAAGGGCTGTAATCCTCTTTCTTCAGCTTTACGAAGAAACGGGAAATAAAAGCTATTTAAAAGATGCCAAAGGCGGCTTGGAATTTCTGATGGCCATGGAGGAAAATGATGGGGAGTTCTACAATTTCGTTTACAAAAATGGTGAAATAAACAAATATGGAGTCACAAGCCGAAAATCCGTATCGTGGTGGACAATTAGAGGTTTTTGGGCGTTATCAATGGGAGCGCGCGTATTTAAAAAAGTTAACGCTGATTATTCTTCAGAACTCTTTGACCACGCTTTGGCAGCATACAAAGCAATTAAAAACACATTGCAAAACGGCCTTGTGCTAGGATATTCTGATATGAGCTCCGTTTTTCTCCTTGGCCTTTCTGAAACGTATTTGGTCGATCCGACAGATGAAATTGCTTCAACGGCAAAAGAAGTCGCAAATGGAATATTGAAAACCCAGTCAAAGAACGGCTTTACAGATGGAATGTTTTTCGTTTCAAACAATTCTCAACATTGGAACGGATGGGGAGCAAGGCAGGTCCAAGCTCTTGCCATGGCTGGAAGAGTTTTCAAAAATCAAGAATGGATACGAGCTGCCGAATATGCGGCTTTGCATTTTTACCCTAAGCTCATATTTTCTTTAGGACCGATTTACGCGATGAATGGTTCTATCATTCTTTATCCTCAAATATCATACGCAAATGAAGTTATGATAAGTGGCTTAACGCAACTTTACATTTCCACAAAAAAGGAAATTTACGCTGATATGGCTTATATAGCGGCATCGTGGTATTTTTACAACAATCATCTTAAAGAGCTTATGTACACAGAAGATGGAAAAGGATTTGATGGCTTAGAAGAATTTTTCAGGAACATAGACTCCGGAGCCGAATCTACAATTTGTGCTGATCTCAGCCTCTCAGATCTCATGGAACTGCCAGGAAATCTTTTGATTTTTCTCAAAGGGAAAAGGGTACACCAAAATGGAATTGCGATCCTCAACGCTTCAAAAATGTACTTCGGCTTTGGTGGTGTAAATGTGATCCAAGATGGCTCCGTGGCAAATGGCTCTTATGCTCTTCTTGCACCTTACTCCACCATCTCTGGAAGCGTTGCCCTAAACGATGACACTTACGACGTTTACATTTCTTATTTGAATAGATTTTCCAATGGAAAGATCGACGTTTATCTCAACGATAAAAAATACGAAATTCATCCAAAAACAACTCGACAATTTGAGTTTGCAAAAGTGCTATCAAACGCTCGTCTTTCGAAAGGAAAAAATCGAATCGTGATCGAATATGCCAACAAATCGAATTCGGCCAAGCTCGCTATTTCCCAAATAATTTTGGTGCCACATATGATGACACAAACGATATCCATTGATGAAAATCGCAGATTGACAAGTGTGTTTAACCAATCCAACCATTCTGTAGCCATTGATTCCTTCATCAATGGAAAATTTTCCAAGGCTTTTATTTACAGTAACGATGGAACTCTTGTAAAAACGAATATGATTCCGAAAAATGGTTTCGCTTTTATAGAATGGATTTCCACAAATGTTCTCACCAATGAAACGACCGTCATTCCACACTTTGAAAAAACAAGAGTGGCATCGGCAAATGAAAATTTTGTGATGATAGATCTTTCCTCGTTTTTCAACAACGCAGGAATAGTTTCAATACACTCAAATAAGTCAGCAAATTTTGATAATCCATCTGGTAATACCGGGGCAGCTTATCCTTTGGAATTTTTGAGGGAAAAGATTAAAAATGGAGTGTTCACATCTAAGGTTGCAAGAATGCAAATCCCATTCTACATGGGGAAGTTGTTATCTAACGCCAAAGACAACATGACCCTTCAAGGTCAAAAGTTAGGCATTAAAAAAGATAATTACAAAGAGCTATTTCTTTTAGGGTCATCTGATCACGGAAATTACATCAAAACGGTGAAGCTTTATTATTCCGATGGCTCTTCGAAAGAGGTTGCAATAGGATTTGCAGATTGGTTTCTAAAGCCTTTAACAGGGGAATGGACGGTTTTTACAGCACCATATGGAATTAATTCACAAATGCAGAAGATCAACGGGAATCCCAAACTTTACGTCCAAAGGATAAAACTTGATAGTTCCAAAAAATTGATGGGCATTGAATTTCCCAATCAGATTACCATGCATATCTTTGCTATAACGTTGCTTCGCTGA
- a CDS encoding LacI family DNA-binding transcriptional regulator produces MNIREIAKKADVSIATVSRVLNDSKNVSPSTREKVLKILKKYRFEMDPWAKRLASKRNVTHIFIMVSKRILKTLDLKDKEFYSMVVKGIQNTAKANRSITTIVEMETNLDEKKLKGIDGVLLVGGDTTAEHVRFLKKIGMPQVLVDQYIPTVKVDCVVSNGYDGASYAVKYLISQGFKKIVHIHGFLNHFGFKDRYVGYMTTMEQNNLLPKAYEYNDEVMEDMKPLVEKMLNVYGVPEAIFASNDPIAMKVIETLKAFHIKVPDDISVIGFDGIEKGKYFNPPLSTLRVPMQEMGSLALKRLLDIVYGQDVYPVRISLFTEFIKRGSSI; encoded by the coding sequence ATGAACATTCGTGAAATAGCTAAAAAGGCTGATGTTTCAATTGCGACCGTTTCGAGGGTTTTAAACGACTCCAAAAACGTTTCTCCTTCTACACGCGAAAAAGTACTTAAAATTTTGAAGAAATACCGCTTTGAGATGGATCCGTGGGCGAAACGCTTGGCAAGCAAGCGAAATGTAACCCATATTTTCATAATGGTAAGCAAAAGAATTTTGAAAACCCTTGATTTGAAAGATAAGGAATTCTACTCCATGGTTGTAAAGGGTATCCAAAATACCGCGAAGGCAAATAGAAGCATAACAACGATAGTGGAGATGGAAACGAACCTTGATGAGAAAAAATTGAAAGGCATCGATGGTGTGTTGTTGGTGGGAGGAGATACAACTGCTGAACATGTGCGGTTTTTAAAAAAAATTGGAATGCCGCAGGTGTTGGTGGATCAATATATCCCAACGGTAAAAGTGGATTGCGTCGTAAGTAACGGATACGACGGGGCAAGCTACGCGGTGAAGTATCTCATTTCACAGGGATTCAAAAAGATCGTTCACATACACGGTTTTTTGAACCATTTTGGTTTCAAAGACAGATATGTGGGTTATATGACAACGATGGAACAAAACAATCTCTTACCAAAGGCTTACGAATACAACGATGAAGTAATGGAAGATATGAAGCCACTTGTGGAGAAAATGTTGAACGTTTACGGAGTTCCTGAGGCGATCTTCGCATCCAACGATCCTATAGCCATGAAAGTGATCGAAACTTTGAAAGCTTTTCACATCAAAGTGCCAGATGATATATCTGTAATAGGTTTTGACGGTATAGAAAAGGGCAAATACTTTAACCCTCCTCTTTCAACTTTAAGGGTGCCAATGCAAGAAATGGGTTCTTTGGCGTTGAAGAGGCTGTTAGATATCGTGTACGGTCAAGATGTTTATCCGGTTAGAATTTCGCTTTTCACCGAATTTATAAAGAGAGGCAGTTCTATTTAG
- a CDS encoding ABC transporter ATP-binding protein, which translates to MDKTKGAIVLALVKVTNLRKVYKTGELEYEALKGMNFEVEAGDMFMILGPSGSGKTTLLNCLSGIDDPTAGSILINNVDIAKLSDDEKTKFRAENMGFVFQAYNLIDVLTAKENVALPLLARGIPEKEANEKAIEVLRAHGLEHVVNKFPSQISGGERQRVAVSRALAGNPKIIWADEPTGALDTKTSFMVMDFMKELNEKNHQTFVIVTHDEKIVKYASAVLRIDSGQIVSFERIKKTKEPVFEEEKW; encoded by the coding sequence TTGGATAAAACAAAGGGAGCGATCGTGTTGGCACTTGTAAAAGTTACGAATTTAAGAAAGGTTTATAAAACGGGAGAACTGGAATACGAAGCGCTTAAAGGCATGAACTTCGAAGTTGAAGCCGGAGATATGTTCATGATTTTAGGACCGTCAGGCAGTGGAAAAACAACGCTATTAAATTGTTTATCGGGTATAGACGATCCAACGGCTGGTTCCATATTGATAAACAACGTGGATATCGCAAAACTTTCGGACGATGAAAAGACAAAATTCCGTGCTGAAAATATGGGATTTGTTTTCCAGGCCTATAATCTTATAGACGTGTTGACAGCCAAGGAAAACGTCGCGCTTCCACTTCTCGCGCGTGGAATACCCGAAAAAGAAGCTAATGAAAAGGCAATAGAAGTTTTGAGGGCGCATGGGTTAGAACATGTTGTTAACAAATTTCCCTCGCAAATAAGTGGAGGAGAAAGGCAAAGAGTGGCGGTTTCACGTGCTTTGGCTGGAAATCCAAAGATAATATGGGCAGATGAGCCAACTGGCGCGCTTGATACCAAAACATCTTTCATGGTTATGGATTTTATGAAAGAACTGAACGAAAAGAACCACCAAACGTTCGTGATAGTTACGCACGATGAAAAGATCGTCAAATACGCGAGTGCTGTTTTACGAATAGACAGTGGACAGATAGTGAGTTTTGAAAGGATTAAAAAGACAAAAGAACCCGTATTTGAGGAGGAAAAATGGTGA
- a CDS encoding carbohydrate ABC transporter permease, whose amino-acid sequence MTSRKKFAQNTRATVFYTIMFAVSLIWLYPYIWLFLASFKPWNEIYTTFIPSHFTLKSYSYILSIANQMGYPFLRGLLNSIFISVAVTVSVVITSALVGYAVAKVQFSGSKALFNFVIYQMLFPGFMFTVPLYIVVRSFGLLDTYAAMIVPSLMSAWGVFMFSQSFKSIPNDYIEAAKIDGANFFWVVFNVMIPLSRSTMAIVTIFTFIGIWDNFMWPLIVMQSHPKMPLAVLLAVFNKTYGSYVGPILAGSVIQTIPMVIIFVIFRKYFLQGISMSFK is encoded by the coding sequence ATGACTTCGAGAAAAAAGTTTGCACAGAACACGCGCGCGACTGTGTTTTACACCATAATGTTTGCCGTCTCGTTGATATGGCTTTATCCGTACATCTGGTTGTTTTTGGCGTCGTTTAAGCCATGGAATGAAATCTACACCACTTTTATTCCATCGCATTTCACGCTTAAATCGTACTCTTACATCCTCTCAATAGCAAACCAGATGGGGTACCCTTTCCTTCGCGGTTTGCTTAACAGTATATTTATTTCCGTAGCCGTTACAGTATCTGTAGTTATAACTTCTGCCTTAGTGGGATATGCGGTAGCAAAAGTTCAATTCAGCGGTTCAAAAGCGCTTTTCAACTTTGTGATATATCAAATGCTCTTCCCGGGGTTCATGTTTACGGTTCCTCTTTACATAGTTGTCAGAAGTTTTGGTTTGCTTGATACGTATGCTGCTATGATCGTACCAAGCCTTATGAGTGCCTGGGGCGTGTTTATGTTTTCACAGTCTTTCAAATCAATTCCAAACGATTACATAGAAGCCGCCAAGATAGATGGAGCAAACTTCTTCTGGGTGGTTTTCAACGTGATGATACCGTTGAGCAGATCAACGATGGCGATCGTTACCATTTTTACTTTTATAGGAATATGGGATAATTTCATGTGGCCTTTGATAGTCATGCAATCGCATCCAAAAATGCCTCTTGCGGTTTTGCTCGCGGTTTTCAATAAAACTTATGGTAGTTACGTTGGGCCAATTCTTGCCGGCTCGGTAATTCAAACTATACCAATGGTGATAATATTTGTTATATTTAGAAAGTACTTCCTGCAAGGGATATCAATGTCATTCAAATAA
- a CDS encoding extracellular solute-binding protein, which produces MIVAAIGFSETITLKLWTAPNPNQNLFWKTLVPQFEKTHPNIKIKWSQIPAAGSSEEAILTAIASNRQPDICTNIFSGFAAELISSKAIVPLDSFAGFEELVKARDMSNVIKKWEYNGHYYVLPIYVNPMLVWWRKDILEKYGFKEPPRTYSQIYELAKKVVIPHKRYAYQAVTGVNWWDRWFDFITDYYAASGGKPYIYPEKQVAVFNNEYGKEVANFIYTLFKNHYTAVDLGNLPFYNGAVVGMIMGPWSIPYAQKQFPNILKNDVAVTPPPVPDNYPKDKPVYTFADTKGMIIFSSSKHKEAAWEFMKWVYSNPEHDVLWIKLTQMPPAREDLLSNKLFAPYLKDPVFAAYAKYVPYAIPTALSAKTVSIQQAMTNKLIEPLMYLKTTPEKALNDAVAAVNDVLFQ; this is translated from the coding sequence ATGATCGTCGCGGCTATTGGTTTTAGCGAAACCATCACTCTTAAGCTTTGGACGGCACCGAATCCAAACCAAAACCTGTTCTGGAAAACGTTGGTACCTCAATTTGAAAAAACTCATCCAAACATCAAGATCAAATGGAGCCAAATACCTGCAGCCGGAAGTTCTGAAGAAGCAATTCTCACGGCCATAGCTTCGAACAGACAACCTGATATTTGTACAAACATATTTAGTGGTTTTGCCGCAGAGCTCATTTCCAGCAAAGCGATAGTTCCTCTTGATTCCTTTGCGGGTTTCGAAGAACTTGTAAAGGCAAGAGACATGTCAAACGTCATAAAGAAATGGGAATACAATGGCCACTACTACGTTTTGCCAATATACGTTAACCCAATGCTCGTATGGTGGAGAAAAGACATTCTCGAAAAGTACGGATTTAAGGAGCCCCCAAGGACTTACAGTCAAATTTACGAGTTGGCGAAGAAAGTAGTAATTCCTCACAAAAGGTACGCCTATCAAGCTGTAACTGGCGTTAACTGGTGGGACAGATGGTTTGATTTCATAACCGATTATTACGCTGCAAGTGGTGGGAAACCATATATTTATCCAGAAAAGCAGGTCGCCGTTTTCAACAACGAATACGGTAAGGAAGTTGCGAATTTCATTTACACCCTTTTCAAAAATCATTACACCGCAGTTGATCTTGGAAACTTACCATTCTACAATGGAGCAGTTGTTGGTATGATCATGGGACCATGGAGCATTCCATATGCTCAAAAACAATTCCCCAACATACTGAAAAACGATGTAGCTGTAACTCCTCCCCCAGTTCCTGACAACTATCCAAAAGATAAACCAGTCTACACCTTTGCCGATACTAAAGGTATGATCATATTCAGCAGTTCCAAGCACAAAGAAGCTGCGTGGGAATTCATGAAATGGGTATACTCTAATCCTGAACATGACGTGTTGTGGATAAAGTTAACCCAAATGCCACCGGCAAGAGAAGATTTGCTTTCAAACAAACTTTTTGCTCCTTATCTTAAAGACCCGGTTTTTGCTGCTTACGCAAAGTACGTTCCCTACGCTATTCCAACGGCCCTTTCGGCTAAGACTGTTTCCATTCAACAGGCCATGACGAACAAACTCATCGAGCCGTTGATGTATTTAAAGACGACTCCAGAAAAAGCGTTGAACGATGCAGTTGCAGCCGTGAATGACGTTCTCTTCCAATAA
- a CDS encoding carbohydrate ABC transporter permease, with the protein MKSNVRTLKRVENIKGWFLSGPYWIFAAIFFGYPFIWLVVLAFSKWNFISPRETVWLYNFVKLFRDPMFWTVTWNTTRFMLYFIPMALSLSIALAIAFARAKRFKTFFAMSFLIANVSSGVAYSIIFTQLFSTNGPVNNFLYNHFGIFIPWFSDPNLAMFSIAIMVTWKFIGYYALIFLSGLQAIPKELYEAAEIDGATKWTQFWKITLPLLNPSIVMVMVLAITLTFGIFTEPFMITGGGPLNSTQTFMMVIYTDAFLKYEPGYAATMSIVAAGLSFALILLTRKLIERKVDFA; encoded by the coding sequence TTGAAAAGCAATGTGAGAACCCTTAAAAGGGTGGAAAATATCAAAGGTTGGTTCTTATCCGGACCCTACTGGATATTTGCGGCGATATTCTTTGGATATCCGTTTATTTGGCTTGTGGTATTGGCCTTTTCTAAATGGAATTTCATTTCTCCACGTGAGACCGTATGGCTCTACAATTTTGTAAAGCTTTTTCGAGATCCGATGTTTTGGACGGTAACATGGAATACCACAAGGTTTATGCTGTACTTCATCCCAATGGCTTTATCACTTTCCATTGCACTTGCGATAGCGTTTGCGAGGGCAAAGCGCTTTAAAACGTTTTTTGCTATGAGCTTTCTTATAGCCAATGTTTCTTCTGGAGTTGCGTACTCCATAATATTCACGCAATTATTTTCAACAAATGGACCTGTGAACAACTTTCTTTATAACCACTTTGGAATTTTCATTCCATGGTTTTCCGATCCGAACTTAGCCATGTTTTCTATTGCTATTATGGTTACATGGAAATTCATAGGTTACTACGCATTGATCTTCCTTTCTGGTTTACAAGCCATTCCAAAAGAATTGTATGAAGCCGCTGAAATAGATGGAGCGACTAAATGGACACAATTTTGGAAGATCACATTGCCTCTTTTGAATCCATCAATCGTGATGGTTATGGTGCTTGCCATAACTTTGACATTTGGTATTTTCACGGAGCCTTTCATGATAACAGGCGGCGGGCCTTTAAACAGCACCCAAACCTTTATGATGGTGATATACACTGATGCCTTCCTGAAGTATGAACCGGGTTACGCGGCTACGATGAGCATAGTTGCCGCCGGATTGAGCTTTGCCTTGATACTTCTTACACGTAAGTTGATAGAAAGGAAAGTGGATTTCGCATGA